Proteins found in one Quercus robur chromosome 2, dhQueRobu3.1, whole genome shotgun sequence genomic segment:
- the LOC126701317 gene encoding uncharacterized protein LOC126701317, giving the protein MEFQSSVKYGAKTVTQRNIKWKPPDGVTVKTNFDGAMFAESDQAGIGVVVRNHRGYVMAALAEKIPKPASIEVLEVLAARRAVQFTLELGFAHAIFEGDAKIVTKALAEGNSSLHSIGHIVKDIESISGLLQTKSFSHVRRQGNTVAHALAQRARLSFPVLIWMEDVPPDIFRFVSADFPVT; this is encoded by the coding sequence ATGGAATTTCAGAGCAGTGTCAAGTATGGAGCAAAAACAGTGACACAGCGAAACATCAAATGGAAGCCACCAGACGGAGTAACGGTGAAGACGAATTTTGATGGGGCTATGTTTGCAGAATCGGACCAAGCAGGGATAGGTGTGGTTGTTCGAAACCATAGGGGTTATGTCATGGCGGCTTTAGCAGAAAAAATCCCCAAACCAGCTTCCATAGAGGTACTTGAAGTCTTGGCAGCACGGAGAGCAGTACAGTTCACTCTTGAGCTGGGCTTTGCACATGCCATCTTTGAAGGAGATGCAAAGATTGTTACTAAGGCACTTGCTGAAGGGAACAGTTCTTTGCATAGTATAGGACACATTGTAAAAGACATTGAGTCTATTAGTGGCTTATTACAAACCAAATCTTTCTCTCATGTTAGGAGGCAGGGAAACACTGTGGCCCATGCCTTAGCTCAAAGAGCAAGGCTTTCTTTTCCTGTTTTAAtctggatggaggatgttccaccagATATTTTTCGTTTTGTATCTGCGGATTTTCCagttacttaa